In Gemmata obscuriglobus, a single genomic region encodes these proteins:
- a CDS encoding dipeptide epimerase, whose amino-acid sequence MRVVELEARHVRVALRRKVTHASHVRTDTDNVVVRCKLSDGSTGYGEGVPRDYVTGETLASALDLLNRSDLAKQLDADVDDFVQAVHLAEKLSLATVPGDDRGIGGNAARCAVELAVLDAFGRAFGEPLTKVTELVAPELYRFRDRVQYSGVIGNPRGWKKRLYPLVYRLAGFSQVKVKVGIEGQDDVTRLKLMRRWLGRKIDVRIDANEAWAPTEVAARIQELEPFGITSVEQPVRHEDVACLASVRKQIGTLVMLDESLCGPVDAERAVQGGWCDLFNLRLSKCGGFIPTLRLAQFAKSHGLGYQLGCQVGETAILSAAGRHFATSVADLRYTEGSYDRHLVSEALGTEDLTFRRNGSAPALVGCGLGFQVDPVRLDRVTQRKESLLG is encoded by the coding sequence ATGCGTGTTGTCGAACTCGAAGCCCGGCACGTGCGCGTCGCGTTGCGGCGCAAGGTGACGCACGCGAGCCACGTTCGCACCGACACCGACAACGTGGTCGTGCGGTGCAAACTCAGCGACGGGAGCACCGGTTACGGCGAAGGGGTCCCGCGCGACTACGTAACCGGCGAGACGCTGGCCTCGGCCCTCGATCTGTTGAACCGCTCCGACCTCGCAAAGCAACTCGACGCCGACGTGGACGATTTCGTCCAGGCGGTTCACCTCGCGGAGAAACTCTCGCTGGCAACGGTTCCGGGCGACGACCGCGGGATCGGGGGCAACGCCGCCCGTTGCGCGGTCGAACTGGCGGTGCTCGACGCGTTCGGCAGGGCGTTCGGCGAACCGCTCACGAAGGTCACGGAACTGGTCGCGCCGGAACTGTACCGGTTCCGCGACCGGGTGCAGTACAGCGGCGTCATCGGCAACCCGCGCGGCTGGAAGAAGCGCCTGTACCCTCTCGTGTACCGGCTCGCCGGGTTCTCGCAGGTGAAGGTGAAGGTCGGGATCGAGGGCCAGGACGACGTCACGCGGCTCAAGCTCATGCGCCGCTGGCTCGGGCGCAAAATCGATGTGCGCATCGACGCCAACGAAGCCTGGGCGCCGACCGAAGTGGCGGCGCGAATCCAGGAACTCGAACCGTTCGGCATCACGAGCGTCGAACAACCGGTGCGCCACGAAGACGTGGCCTGCCTCGCCAGCGTTCGCAAGCAGATCGGCACGCTGGTCATGCTGGACGAATCGCTGTGCGGCCCGGTTGATGCGGAGCGGGCGGTGCAGGGCGGGTGGTGCGACCTGTTCAACCTACGGCTGTCGAAGTGTGGCGGGTTCATTCCCACCCTGCGGTTGGCCCAGTTCGCGAAGAGTCACGGCCTCGGCTACCAACTCGGGTGTCAGGTCGGCGAAACGGCCATTTTGAGCGCCGCGGGACGGCACTTCGCGACCAGCGTTGCGGACCTGCGTTACACCGAGGGGAGCTACGACCGGCACCTGGTCAGCGAGGCACTGGGGACCGAAGATCTGACGTTTCGGCGCAATGGCTCGGCGCCCGCCCTCGTGGGGTGCGGGCTGGGCTTTCAGGTCGATCCGGTCCGGCTCGATCGTGTCACCCAGCGCAAGGAGTCGCTCCTTGGCTGA
- a CDS encoding transposase — protein sequence MILPPHQRVPRSQPHAPTDFARQVLEGLPLAHASLALFAYGVPDPVLADLYERHRGRGYEDVVTFAQLVTWIFDALIEHQGSGRQAHLRRHRQPDDGCHEAFYGKLRRIPRGLSEAFLRDVTDRFTALFPEVVAHRLPTSFDRLEVLILDGKSLKKVAKRLVDTRGTPGKLLGGKLLVAYRPRDGLVLDMAADLDGETNEAKLIPDLMPRVHARGGPAKLVVGDRLFCASKHFAEFTKDNGHFVVRYARTLSFEPDPKRPAVTTADPSQRAVVEEWGWAGKPKDKLRRYVRRITVARPVGEAITILTDLLDSAPYPATDLLDLYRIRWTIEGTFQKVTAIFALGRFIGSTPEATVFQASMCFVLANVVQVLQGYVVAKRKVTIDDLSTAQFCTDWHRQLAALKELVEVSMIVSLIPTDQTAESVGTLLDQLLGTMWKPGWDKTRNKAPRAHPHAAKQKGAHTSVQRRRQAHKPNEDP from the coding sequence GTGATTCTGCCACCTCATCAGCGCGTCCCACGCTCCCAACCGCACGCGCCCACGGACTTCGCGCGCCAGGTCCTGGAGGGCCTGCCACTGGCCCACGCGTCGCTCGCACTCTTCGCCTATGGCGTTCCCGACCCGGTCCTCGCGGACCTCTACGAGCGACATCGGGGACGCGGCTATGAGGACGTCGTGACCTTCGCCCAACTGGTCACCTGGATCTTCGATGCGCTCATCGAACACCAGGGCTCGGGGCGGCAGGCCCACCTGCGACGCCACCGGCAACCCGACGACGGGTGCCACGAAGCGTTCTACGGCAAGCTCCGGCGCATCCCCCGGGGCCTGAGCGAAGCGTTCCTGCGGGACGTCACCGACCGGTTCACCGCCCTGTTCCCCGAGGTCGTCGCGCACCGCCTTCCGACCTCCTTCGACCGCCTGGAGGTTCTGATCCTCGACGGCAAGAGTCTCAAGAAGGTGGCCAAGCGACTCGTCGACACGCGGGGCACACCGGGCAAGCTCTTGGGCGGAAAACTGCTCGTGGCGTACCGGCCCCGTGACGGGTTGGTGCTCGACATGGCGGCCGATCTCGATGGCGAAACCAACGAGGCCAAACTGATCCCCGATTTGATGCCCCGAGTGCACGCCCGAGGCGGTCCGGCGAAACTGGTGGTCGGGGATCGGTTGTTCTGTGCGTCGAAGCACTTCGCCGAGTTCACCAAGGACAATGGTCATTTCGTGGTGCGGTACGCGCGGACCCTGTCGTTCGAACCCGACCCGAAGCGCCCCGCGGTCACGACCGCGGACCCATCCCAACGAGCCGTGGTCGAAGAATGGGGGTGGGCCGGGAAGCCCAAGGACAAGCTCCGCCGGTACGTCCGGCGGATCACCGTCGCGCGCCCGGTGGGCGAAGCGATTACAATCCTCACGGACCTGCTCGATTCGGCCCCATACCCGGCGACCGATCTGTTGGACCTGTACCGCATCCGGTGGACCATCGAAGGCACGTTCCAAAAGGTGACGGCGATCTTCGCCCTGGGTCGGTTCATCGGTTCGACACCGGAGGCGACCGTGTTTCAGGCGTCGATGTGTTTCGTCCTCGCGAACGTGGTGCAGGTCCTCCAGGGCTATGTGGTTGCGAAGCGGAAGGTGACCATCGACGACCTCTCGACGGCGCAGTTCTGCACGGACTGGCATCGTCAGTTGGCCGCGCTCAAGGAGTTGGTCGAGGTGTCGATGATCGTGTCCCTGATCCCGACGGATCAGACGGCAGAGAGTGTGGGAACGTTGTTGGATCAGTTATTGGGCACGATGTGGAAGCCGGGCTGGGACAAGACACGCAACAAGGCGCCCCGTGCCCACCCGCACGCCGCGAAACAGAAGGGGGCACACACCTCCGTCCAACGGCGTCGACAAGCCCACAAGCCCAACGAGGATCCCTGA
- a CDS encoding alpha/beta fold hydrolase, whose product MADGAQPLPPKPHREREGQGNLSHGPLHEGKGGEGTSDALSEWSVPDVSAELRIPEGKGPGGQSLPNLGLFTASDAYRFYYRRYPAVGETRARIVIVHGIRSHGGWYSRSCGELAGAGFDVYFLDRRGSGLNTAHRGDAPNFRRLIDDVAEFVQGLRGEHAWLPVFVCGISWGGKLAVGLPYRKPNLVDGLVLLCPGLVPKVAPPLPQRARIAVARVFWPWKFFPIPLNEPDLFTASEEWRRYVDTEPHGLREATSRFLFSSFSLDIYLRRAAKRVTVPTLMLLAENDRIIDNAPTAAFVGRFPGATEVKTYPGAHHTLEFEHENHPWLSDMKAWLDARLSR is encoded by the coding sequence TTGGCTGACGGCGCACAACCCCTTCCCCCGAAGCCCCATCGCGAGCGGGAAGGGCAGGGCAACCTGTCCCACGGCCCCCTTCATGAAGGGAAGGGGGGAGAAGGCACGTCGGACGCGCTCAGCGAATGGAGTGTGCCGGACGTGTCTGCGGAACTCCGCATCCCTGAAGGAAAGGGGCCGGGGGGGCAGTCGCTTCCGAACTTGGGGCTCTTCACCGCCTCGGACGCATACCGCTTCTATTACCGCCGTTACCCGGCAGTCGGAGAGACGCGGGCGCGGATCGTGATCGTTCACGGTATTCGCAGTCACGGCGGGTGGTACTCGCGCTCGTGCGGCGAACTGGCCGGCGCCGGGTTCGACGTGTACTTCCTCGACCGCCGCGGCTCCGGTCTGAACACCGCGCACCGCGGCGACGCGCCCAACTTCCGGCGCCTGATCGATGATGTTGCGGAGTTCGTGCAGGGGCTCCGCGGCGAGCACGCCTGGTTGCCGGTGTTCGTGTGCGGGATTTCCTGGGGCGGGAAGCTCGCGGTCGGGTTACCGTACCGCAAGCCGAACCTCGTCGACGGTCTGGTACTGCTGTGCCCGGGGCTCGTGCCGAAGGTCGCGCCGCCGTTACCTCAGCGGGCTCGGATCGCCGTCGCACGGGTGTTCTGGCCGTGGAAGTTCTTTCCGATTCCGCTCAACGAGCCGGATCTGTTTACGGCGTCCGAAGAGTGGCGCCGGTACGTCGACACCGAGCCGCACGGGTTGCGCGAGGCCACGTCGCGGTTCCTGTTTAGCAGCTTCTCGCTGGACATTTACCTGCGCCGGGCCGCGAAGCGGGTGACGGTCCCCACACTCATGCTGCTCGCGGAGAACGACCGCATCATCGACAACGCACCGACCGCCGCGTTCGTCGGTCGGTTCCCGGGCGCGACCGAGGTCAAAACGTACCCCGGGGCGCACCACACGCTCGAGTTCGAGCACGAAAACCACCCGTGGTTGTCCGACATGAAAGCGTGGTTGGACGCCAGGCTGTCACGCTAA